ACTACAGTGCAGGTATCTTTTGTACCGTATTTTTTAACCGGCAATGGTCTCGCTATGTATTCGGCAGGTAGCTTGAACTTGGACGCCTTTAAACCATCGTTGCTGGCGCCAGAtgagttcttctttttggagGATGAAGCTGACGAGCCAGCCTTTGGAGCCATTTCACTCTGAACCTATCAGTCGATACGTGTCGCCCGCTTATCCTACAAGTTCAGGCTCAATTACTTCTAAGCTAGTGAAATTTTCAACATCGCTTATAATAAATTACCACTACTTGTATTACTGTCAATGGCTGGAGCATCAGATACCTTTCACCATTGCAGCAACCCATCTATATAAATGCCAGGTATTGTGAGAAATGTGGTAGCAAGAGCATTCAAGTCTGCAGAGCTTCCGCCTGCTTTAAGAGAGAGAGTACTTAGCCGGCAGAAGGAAGGAAATATACAGCGATTGGAAAAGTTGGCCAAGTCATTGCAACCCGGAGAATATCACATTGAGCTTCAGGCGGAGTCTGAGCTGGTGAAATGCTTCTATCCCACCAAATTTGCCAGAGTAGAGCTGCCGAATGGTAAAAATTATAGTAACAAACAGCTAGAGATGCTGGGAgagaatcttcttttgctgAATATGAATAAGACGTTCCTGAATCTGTTCAAGAGATCGGAGCAGGATATATCAGGTTTTGATTTTAATTTCGCAGCGAAAATGGACCATATGAGTAGCTGGAAAAAGGATTCGCCGGAATTGATACGACGTTTCCTTAGAAATAAGAAGTTAACGAACCTGGCGAGGCTTCCAGCTCCCAGCAATCGAATCCCAGAAAGAATTCAGCATGGTTTCGATCGAAAAGCTTTCAGCGCTGTCATTGGCTACATTTCGGTGACAAATGAATTAACCATCGTTAGTAAATTTCTGAGAGAGAAGATTACAAACCCGATTGCTCGGGCCATTTTGCTACGCTAGAAAGCGAAGTCTCATCTAGTGATTTTCCTGCTTACGACATCAGTACACTAAAAATTACAAGTAAAGTGAGGCGGCAAACACAATGTCCCTCTTGATGAGCTCCTGGGCTTGACTCATCTTCATATGAAGGTTGGTGTTCCCAATAATTATTGATGCGGTTTTCACTTCACGGCAAATTTCGTCCAGCCAAGTTATCACTCTAACGACAGTACCCTCGGCTTCCACACTTATCTCCATGATTTCTTTAAAGGAAAGACCGCGAGCCCACTCGTAAACAACATTCATGAGTGCAAACctttttttctccaggAATTCTGCTTCCTCTCTGGTTAGAGGAATCTGGTGTGCCTCGTAGACTTTCAACATTTGGCTGtagatttcttcaatacgTTTTTTACCCCTAGCAAGCCTTGGTGTAACGATTGGCGGTTCTTCCTCTCGAGTACGGCCTTCGTAAACGAAAACAGACAAGAGAGCAACGATTTCCTCTGGTTCAAAATCACCCAAGAAATTGTCTAGAATTAGCTCCGTAAGGACCAATTCATATCCCGAATTAATCTCACAAGCAACTCTTCCTTTCAATAGAACGTTCTGGTTCTGGTCGATAAATCCGgcatctttcaaaacagCCAATCTCCTTTCGTAATCCGGCAGTAAATTCAAGTTCTGATCTGACATCAAATGCCGTAAATTTTCAATCTCCTCCTGgatcttgaaagctttGTATTTTGGCAGGAATTGCTCGGCGAGACGTGGGTCGCTCACTGCTCGCAATGACATGATCTCTGTCTTGATGTTGTTTCTTTCCAGAATCTTCTGATGAACTTTCAAGcttcctttcttctctgccAAACTTTCCTTCAGCCTCTGAGAAATCTTTAAAATGATCCTGacttcatcatcaaattccttcatggcttcttcctcctttttcATAATGCTTGTAAAAGATATTTTCAGTGTGTAAGCCGTTATAAGCTCGATGGAAGTTAGTGGAACTTCCTCCATAGAATATCGGGTGCTTTTGAATTTGGTAAAATTATTAATGGTATACTTGGTCATTCCCGCAATATACGGTAGGTGATTTGGCTCGCCGTTACTCAACGCATTCGGCTCAGTGAAAGTCATTACAACAGCAGAATTGTCTTTCATATTGGTGCGGAATACGAATCCAAGTCTAGCATTGTCATTCGAGTCCCGAAAGACGATCAATCTTCCCACTTTGAGAGCATGGAAAATTGCGTCGGTCTTGGCCAGCTCTTCCATCATCTGGGCAGTAACCTTTCTGTACTTGACAACTGCATACAAAAATCCGTCTAGGTCAGCATTAGAATCCGCAGTATCGTAGAATTGTATCTCTTGCAATTTATCTTGTAGCTCCATAATTTTCTGTTCCTGCTCAGGTAAGAGAGTCTGCTTAGAATTCTCGCTGAACGAGTATTTTATCATCTCCTCAACTTTCAATGCTTCAATTCtgagaagattcaaaaTCATATTGTAAGTGAGCCTAAATTGTGACTGCAGTTTTGTTGGAATACCAAGCGtaacttctttgaaagaagcagattgCAGAGGGTCATTATAGGCCATGACTATGACGACACCCTTTTCGTCTAAACCACGACGGCCCGCTCTTCCGGCCATTTGGGTGAATTCGCCAGGTGTCAGATTTCTCAAGCCTGTACCGTCATGTTTTTGTATCTCACTGAAAACAACAGTCCTGGTAGGAAGGTTCAAACCCATGGCAAATGTCTCAGTTGCGAAAAGGACTCTAATTAGACCTCGAGCGAAAAGCATCTCAATAAGCTCCTTCACAATTGGTAGCAAACCTCCATGGTGAACTGCAATACCACGCTCCAAGAGCGATCTTATTTTTAAAATCTGCGGCAATTCCctatcttctttctttAATCTAGTTActgatttttcaatgaaCATGAAAATCTGAGATTTTTCTTTACCATTGCAAAAGTTGACACCTTCTAGCCAGTCTGCATACTCCTCACACCGTTTCTTGCTAAAAACGAAAACCACCGCCGGTAATAGATCTTTCGACTTCAGGTAGTTGACGACGTCAGGCCAGGTCTTTTTAGATGGACCActtctcttgaaaaattgactTTTGTTCGAGCCGATAGCTCCAGCTCCACGAGAACCCC
The sequence above is drawn from the Torulaspora globosa chromosome 5, complete sequence genome and encodes:
- the CBS1 gene encoding Cbs1p (ancestral locus Anc_4.260), whose protein sequence is MPGIVRNVVARAFKSAELPPALRERVLSRQKEGNIQRLEKLAKSLQPGEYHIELQAESELVKCFYPTKFARVELPNGKNYSNKQLEMLGENLLLLNMNKTFLNLFKRSEQDISGFDFNFAAKMDHMSSWKKDSPELIRRFLRNKKLTNLARLPAPSNRIPERIQHGFDRKAFSAVIGYISVTNELTIVSKFLREKITNPIARAILLR
- the SKI2 gene encoding SKI complex RNA helicase subunit SKI2 (ancestral locus Anc_4.261), with the translated sequence MATVFTEKGLDDLFQSLREVSNDDAVEIFENRVSTIRDENLMEQPSDEAVKERFLKPSNVLPWSLLDTVQSVPQLDFMKDDDQISINKYDYKGLVKIPGPLGRTSYHLRRKGIEGRICGYKEGVNLKEVANANASNSLSLNRSISSHSNTTRGSTSQLPFTPGGISMNAIHGSAQGISLTEKVTKLLHKDDQGLFDVPSGLERGIRPLAPNVKNETKPLSDVKELNDVNNDFNVEEELTNERLRTEKETDYETVSTTPKEQTGGTALPDIDDLLPMGIDFARNVPSTQKKLERKEWAHVVDLNHKIDNFAELVPNPARTWPFELDTFQKEAVYHLEQGDSVFVAAHTSAGKTVVAEYAIAMSKRNMTKTIYTSPIKALSNQKFRDFKETFDDVGVGLITGDVQINPEANCLIMTTEILRSMLYRGADLIRDVEFVIFDEVHYVNDQDRGVVWEEVIIMLPQHVKFILLSATVPNTFEFANWIGRTKQKNIYVISTPKRPVPLEINIWAKNQLIPVISPNKEFLDANFKKHKDLLAGEPVNDLKKKESQRGSNQRGPPQRGGRGGRGGRGGSGNGRGGSRGAGAIGSNKSQFFKRSGPSKKTWPDVVNYLKSKDLLPAVVFVFSKKRCEEYADWLEGVNFCNGKEKSQIFMFIEKSVTRLKKEDRELPQILKIRSLLERGIAVHHGGLLPIVKELIEMLFARGLIRVLFATETFAMGLNLPTRTVVFSEIQKHDGTGLRNLTPGEFTQMAGRAGRRGLDEKGVVIVMAYNDPLQSASFKEVTLGIPTKLQSQFRLTYNMILNLLRIEALKVEEMIKYSFSENSKQTLLPEQEQKIMELQDKLQEIQFYDTADSNADLDGFLYAVVKYRKVTAQMMEELAKTDAIFHALKVGRLIVFRDSNDNARLGFVFRTNMKDNSAVVMTFTEPNALSNGEPNHLPYIAGMTKYTINNFTKFKSTRYSMEEVPLTSIELITAYTLKISFTSIMKKEEEAMKEFDDEVRIILKISQRLKESLAEKKGSLKVHQKILERNNIKTEIMSLRAVSDPRLAEQFLPKYKAFKIQEEIENLRHLMSDQNLNLLPDYERRLAVLKDAGFIDQNQNVLLKGRVACEINSGYELVLTELILDNFLGDFEPEEIVALLSVFVYEGRTREEEPPIVTPRLARGKKRIEEIYSQMLKVYEAHQIPLTREEAEFLEKKRFALMNVVYEWARGLSFKEIMEISVEAEGTVVRVITWLDEICREVKTASIIIGNTNLHMKMSQAQELIKRDIVFAASLYL